A stretch of DNA from Pangasianodon hypophthalmus isolate fPanHyp1 chromosome 2, fPanHyp1.pri, whole genome shotgun sequence:
GTGCTTCACAACTGCAAGCTGCATGAGAGCAGCACTGCAATAAGTAATTACTGTACATGGCAGACACAGAACCAACAAAGCCACATCTTTACTTTTTACtccattgttttgcatttttgtgttggttttatCCAGGCCAAAATTGAGTGTTCAGTCTTAAGTCTCAGTCAAGTCACAAGTCAGTCAGGTTGTGATTAGAGTGTACACCCAGCTGTGTACTACTTAAGAAATTAACTAAAATTTGATACATGGATGTATTGTCATTAGCACAATCTAGACATTTTCCAATATTATCCATATTCTTTTTACTGCACTAATTACCCCAACAGGAATTAAAAACAGAATCCAAACACagattaacaaaaaacaaaagtgaattttttttttattgaacattttattttattgtgcttttttttttttttaattagtagcACAATTCCTTGAATTCAACCCCTGCCACCCTAAAACAAAACGTGATTCAACGCAGTGCTTCTCTCTTAGTGACTGGCTAGGGGAAGGAAGTGAAGGCTGGGGAGAGGGCATAAAGGAAGAAAGGGTagggggggggggaaaaaggCACATACATACTGTAGCCCCACTTGGGCTCAGCTCCAGCAGGTTCCAGCTACTCTTATCCATGAGAGATGGTGTATTGGTTGGGAAAGTATTGTTCATACACCCATGGGCATCTCTTGTTCTACAAACCAGTCATCAGCAGTGCAGCCTAGTCCCACTCAGACCAAATCCAAGGCTGCAAAATGTAGAACCCCACTACAgccagggggaaaaaaaaattcccagtgGCCCCATTTTTTACTCTGAAACCTTCCAcatagcaaaacaaaaaaaacaaacaaaaaaaaaacaaaaaaaaaaaaaaaaaaaaagctatgtacagggaggaaaaaaattcCCATAGTCTGTACAATTCTGGCCTATACATTATTTACTTCTTTACTGCAAATAAACAAAGagaagtacaaaaaaaaaaaaatccctaaatAATTTGATAGGACAGCTTCAACAGGGAAAAACAAAAGTAGTCCAGGACTTTTCTCTTAACTTCTAGGCCTATCAGCTATCAACAACTGTAAGGTTTATGACTGAGCATATAAAACACGCAGGGCTCCATCACCTGTACATTTTCATAGAAATTAaagttcacattttttaaattaaacagggCCATGAGGAAGAGAGGTCTTGCTTTACTCTGTGACTGGCTGCAGGATCGTCATCACTGGCGGAACTCCAGTTCATCAACACTGATTACTTTAGTAGAAGGCATGGAAGGGAGTGGTTGCTGCAGCACATCTGAGCCAAACCACTTGGCCAGGCCTAGAGGTGGACTCCCTGCTCGCCGCTGAGAGTGGGGTGTCCGGTGCGCGCTGTGGCTCTGTGACTGCGGGGTTCCAGTGGGcactgtgtgtatatctgtaaaGAGAAACCGCAACAAGTCTAGGGttaaaaaataagtaagtacataaataaaaataaataaaagcggTGCAATTTCTAGCTCTTATACAACTATTATAACTTTACAATAAGACTCATGTTAACCCAGAACATGCATCAATACAATTCTTGGTACTTACTAGGTCTCTGCTGCTGTTGGAACTGTTGTTGCATGACTGCTAACTGCATGTGTGGTCCAGCAGCTCTGGGGGGAATAAGTGGGTGTCCTGTAGTGCCCAGTGGATACAGAGGCTGGCCTAAGAGAGCAGGAGGCAGACCCTGCAGCTGGGACAGATCCACAGTCTGGGGGAAAAGTCCTGttcaggcaggcagacagaccaCTGATATTTACTGTGAACTCTTAGGAGGTACAAGAATGTCtccataaaatataaatgaaccGACATAGAAATAACCATTTTGCAGTTAAACACCAATCCCCACCTGTTTGTAAGAGTGCAGGTCCAAGCTGCTGGGGCTGGATGCCCTGCGCAATCATCCTCTGTACCACACCAGGATGCAGTTGTGGTGGTGGAGGCCTAACCAAGGGGACATGAGACAAAAGCGGTACTGGGTAAATGGGTCTGGGGAAAGAGGAAGTGGACCCTGGGGACAGCATAGAAGGAGTGTGATGCCCTGTGGTGGAGCTAGGCCTGGCTCGCTCAGCCTCTTTCGAGTGGCGATTCTGGGCAGATACAGGGGTGGAGCAGGCTTTTATACCACCTGCTTGAGGTCCACCTCCGTCCACACCATCAAGGAAGGAGCTGGGGGAAGGACTGTCTATAAGGGAGACAAGTTTGAAGGttataaacaaagaaaattccACAATGACAAACAGTACAGCTTAAACAAGAATCTTACCTTCCTGTGAGTTTGCTGTGTCCTCTTTACTTCCTGGCCTACTCACTGGCTCATCTTTAGTCTTCTCCTTTGACTCATACATCTTTTTAATCACTGAGGTTGGAGTAAAAGATGGAGAcagctgcagaaaaaaaacatacgcATTGGCAATACAATTCCAAGAAAGATAAACAGTCACTGCATCAAGAGGACATTTGACAAGGCAAGAGTTTGCAGCTAATTACATAACTTTAGCCAAAAGACAATTGCCCAGTAAGGGACTGAGAGACAAAACCAGTTTAAAGCCTTGAATTTCCCAGCTAAAAGAAATCCCAATTCATTCAACAAGTGTGAAATTCAGCTTATACAGAAGTTGGgcaaaaatgtttttgctttgATCCATTCACATTAAACTCACCATACTAGTGACTGCAGTGACAGGGGAATTTCTGCCCGGCAGATGAGGGCCAGGGGACCTGTTAATCCTCGTCTGCCTACAACACACAGAACAAAGCCCCTGAACAGCTCATTCAACTTATACCTACaagattattattttcaaacatCATTTGAATTAACAGAAAATCAGGAAGACAGTCAAGGAACCTTGGCTGTGTTTGAAATGGCATACATCATACTAAACCATGCCAAAAACCAGTATGTAGTATGTGAACGTGAAACTCTGGTCTGAGTAGGACATCATCCAGGTATCTTTGGCAGCATACCTGAATTGATAATACACTGGAAATAAGTTTTGTTCTGTACTGCATCCCATGGTGCAATGTGGTCtctaaacgtttttttttttttaaatctcaaattGCAAAGAATGCAGTTTGAAGAAATTGTGAAGAGAGCATCAGCACATATGTAAAAGGCCCTTTTCATACTGCTTTGTGCTTTAAACGttgcaggtaaaaaaaaaaaagtccaagtTAAAAATTTGCCAGTTCATATgccattctgaacacagccttTGGCTGCCATTTGAATGAGAGGACATTTTTCCTAACCTGTTCCGGAAGGACTTATCATGGCCATGTTTGTTATAGCCTTGCTGGTACTGGCGACCGTGTAACGCCAGATCCTGCTGGAACATTCCAGCTTCCAAGTCTGCCTGGTCCACTCCCATAGACATTGCCCTCAACTGAAACACATTCAGTAGGTTATCCCTACATTCCTATGCAATCCTACCACGATATTTGTATACTGCCTAACAGTTCCTACCTGTTGTGGAGTTGGGCCTGGACTTAACGCTCTGTGCATTTCAGGAATTTGGTCCCCCAGAATTTGTTGTGGGCCAACAGGGAAGCCTGCAGGgaaaataatgcattagaaaggaaaaaaaaaattaaaacccaAGATTTTCCAAGCAAGTCAGAACAAAACCAAAAGTCCAATAGTAAGAACATGTCATTTAAAACTGCAGTTCTGTTAAGTACTGCATTTCAAAATATGCTACCTGTTCCTGTCTGCATGCCAGTGTAGAAGTCCTGAATGGGACCTCTGTGTGGAAAGAGAGGCGGTGAGGAGCCACGGTGGTGCAAGAGGCCAGGGGCTGAAGCAGGTGCAGCTTCAGGGTTTGCCAACAGACCACTCAAGAGTGGAGAACCTGCCCGTGGAGCTCCCTGAACACCCAACAACTCCTACAGCACAAAAGCAATTTAGACCAATGCCAAATCAGTTATATAATGTAGGACAATATTGTGATTAAGCAGTAGTGTGATTAAAACTTGGATGCAACACCTGGAATATATTCTTCTGCTGTATGGCAGGTACCTGAGCCTCAGTTATGGTGCTCAGGATGGCGGGATCTGCAGACTGCTGCAGCTGTGCACACAAGGGAAAGGGCCATCAGCTTTACAATCACTCCACATACAGGGTTCAGTGACGCACACCAGTGTTTCCCACACCAATGACGTGATTTAGAAAGCCACCACCACACATTCAGATACAAACAGACAATTTCACAATGCAGCCTTCACACAACACAAGTAAAATAATACAACCATCTACAGACTACAGCTTCAGAAATTATGGCTTCTTTGATTTTCATGCCAAACATTTCTGCATCTAACTGCAACACACCTGGATAGATAGCTCAAATACACTAACATGACTATCCATAATATGGCCTGCCATAAACCCTGCAGCTGTCTTTCTCTGGCAAAACATCATTAGAATCCAAATAACTACTTTTCATGCAACCTTTTAAACTTGTAATAAAAACCATAAAGCCACATGCCAAGCATGCAAATGAATATCAAAACCCACTAGAAAAGTGCCCTTTCTCTaggaataaaaacagcaatCCCAATACAAGCAATCCAACTTGCTCAACTGCACAATACAAACATATGCCCATCATTAATCCAATTCAAGACATTACTACCACCAATTACCCttaaaagaatgaaaacacAGTTGCCTATCCATGGGGTAAACCATTTTAATGCTTCTTTGCATGCATTAACTGCATGCTTCTGATGAAACTAGCAAAGCTAGTGGTATGGCTTGCAAGATTAGCTCAAACTGATGGCCAGGGTAACTTCAGGTATGCATACAAAAGTC
This window harbors:
- the eif4enif1 gene encoding eukaryotic translation initiation factor 4E transporter isoform X4 codes for the protein MVPVLGVSKTKAILWPSASVMDKDACIEDQENGNKMIHTVKPSLLTSAYRYTKEELLEIKELPISNERPECLSQKYDSDGVWDPEKWHASLYPSECDLPGEGYKRDYAEDRPPLKRRIADPRERIKEDDLEVVLSPQRRSFGGGCQVAPAALTRRPISPLENKENESLRLGGTRRIGSGRIMAARGFERDIRVDKERDRERERDFKDKRFRRDFGDKRVFSERRRNDSYAEEEPEWFSGGPTSQSETIELIGFDDKVLEDDKRKPKRSRKRTESVKEVECNGGLSEEAQVVQERGADQEVPHPDILPEQTAGDFDFNEFFNLEKTMPGLASLQQSADPAILSTITEAQVPAIQQKNIFQELLGVQGAPRAGSPLLSGLLANPEAAPASAPGLLHHRGSSPPLFPHRGPIQDFYTGMQTGTGFPVGPQQILGDQIPEMHRALSPGPTPQQLRAMSMGVDQADLEAGMFQQDLALHGRQYQQGYNKHGHDKSFRNRQTRINRSPGPHLPGRNSPVTAVTSMLSPSFTPTSVIKKMYESKEKTKDEPVSRPGSKEDTANSQEDSPSPSSFLDGVDGGGPQAGGIKACSTPVSAQNRHSKEAERARPSSTTGHHTPSMLSPGSTSSFPRPIYPVPLLSHVPLVRPPPPQLHPGVVQRMIAQGIQPQQLGPALLQTGLFPQTVDLSQLQGLPPALLGQPLYPLGTTGHPLIPPRAAGPHMQLAVMQQQFQQQQRPNIHTVPTGTPQSQSHSAHRTPHSQRRAGSPPLGLAKWFGSDVLQQPLPSMPSTKVISVDELEFRQ